A DNA window from Camelina sativa cultivar DH55 chromosome 17, Cs, whole genome shotgun sequence contains the following coding sequences:
- the LOC104760060 gene encoding uncharacterized protein LOC104760060: MGKILICFFFLFFFSIQKIDSILVFRRFNISIWNRLSGDKKLMVICRQGKGKATDIVFLPFNVQWTIYFTVYPRTLIWCNIWKGPDYVQHAHFNAFIGKESFIHDVCGGRKPNVCLWQAQEDGVYVRNNAVGTFKLMFKWDTNSSTNILF, from the exons atgGGGAAAATTctaatatgttttttcttcttatttttcttttctatccaGAAAATAGACTCCATTCTTGTATTTAGGagatttaatatttcaatttggAATCGTCTTTCAGGTGACAAAAAACTTATGGTCATTTGTAGACAGGGCAAAGGTAAAGCGACCGACATTGTTTTTCTTCCCTTCAATGTTCAATGGACGATTTACTTCACTGTTTACCCAAGAACTTTGATATGGTGCAACATATGGAAG GGGCCTGATTATGTGCAACATGCACATTTTAACGCATTTATCGGGAAGGAAAGCTTTATACATGATGTATGTGGAGGTAGAAAGCCTAATGTATGTTTGTGGCAAGCACAAGAAGATGGAGTATATGTACGAAATAATGCAGTCGGAACTTTTAAACTTATGTTTAAATGGGATACAAATAGTTCGacaaatatattattctaa
- the LOC104758932 gene encoding uncharacterized protein LOC104758932: MPTGDCFHCHQPGHWANNCPFKTTTEPASSASPPVIHCPCNGGPCNIFTSKTGKNPNRRFYKCPIPSCGFFKWCDEVSIIKPESISVHPTCACGAGPCTRVTFIDGPNAQRSYFVCCLKKNFGACGFFQWEDDFQTQPQPQPEQVGNDGSPCPTLIGHSGFDSVDDVSLLLHETSLDSNGNVKRSRLGVVVETDLNPSSSNESTLGNRVVGRTAQPLKDNLLMNAVPMGKESIPVFAGFNNRKPVYNGVSASADGRNRGTVPSFDLITLCEDAVHLETDEQVLPSLAPTHVDPQVESLRSGLFGFNCKSSYASEDKTGVCQNTSDSVSNGKTNPNHKHQPEHQSYETGASFSGSFSLMDLIEQYNSEKLHFKSVSLKYVDALTAFTGSYKQLESLRDRAHSLKKELRDVEKQVKFCEAETSEFAMSLREVSGEMVKLQKKMVEKKDGRESG, from the exons ATGCCAACTGGCGATTGCTTCCATTGTCATCAGCCAGGTCACTGGGCCAACAACTGTCCTTTTAAAACCACTACGGAGCCCGCCTCCTCCGCTTCCCCGCCGGTCATTCACTGCCCCTGCAACGGCGGACCTTGCAACATTTTTACTTCTAAAACTGGGAAAAACCCAAACAGGAGATTCTACAAATGCCCA ATCCCAAGCTGTGGATTTTTCAAATGGTGTGATGAAGTGAGTATCATCAAACCGGAGTCAATCTCTGTTCACCCCACTTGCGCTTGTGGCGCTGGACCTTGTACAAGAGTAACATTCATCGATGGACCAAATGCTCAACGTTCTTACTTTGTTTGCTGCCTtaagaag aattttGGGGCTTGTGGATTCTTTCAGTGGGAGGATGATTTTCAaactcaacctcaacctcaacctgAACAAGTAGGGAATGATGGTTCTCCTTGTCCTACTTTGATTGGACATTCGGGTTTTGACTCTGTGGATGATGTTAGTTTGTTGTTACACGAGACTAGTTTGGATTCTAATGGTAATGTAAAAAGGAGTAGACTTGGAGTGGTGGTTGAAACAGATTTGAATCCAAGTTCATCTAATGAGTCTACTCTTGGAAACAGAGTTGTTGGTAGAACTGCACAGCCTCTGAAAGATAATCTTCTAATGAATGCAGTCCCTATGGGAAAAGAATCAATTCCGGTTTTTGCAGGTTTCAACAATCGCAAACCGGTTTACAATGGCGTATCTGCCTCTGCAGATGGCAGAAACCGAG gcACTGTCCCTTCATTTGATTTGATTACATTATGTGAAGATGCGGTTCACCTTGAGACGGACGAGCAAGTACTTCCTTCACTTGCCCCTACACACGTTGACCCTCAAGTAGAGTCTTTGCGTAGTGGTCTTTTCGGATTCAACTGTAAATCGAGTTATGCATCGGAGGACAAAACTGGTGTATGTCAGAACACTAGCGATTCAGTTTCGAATGGCAAAACCAATCCTAACCATAAACATCAACCAGAGCATCAATCTTATGAAACCGGAGCCTCGTTTTCAGGTAGCTTCTCCTTGATGGACCTCATTGAGCAATACAACTCAGAAAAGCTCCATTTCAAGAGTGTTTCTTTGAAATATGTTGATGCATTGACTGCCTTTACGGGTTCGTACAAGCAATTAGAGTCACTTCGTGATAGAGCACATAGTCTCAAGAAAGAGCTACGAGATGTAGAGAAACAGGTGAAGTTTTGCGAGGCCGAGACATCTGAATTTGCAATGAGTCTTCGAGAAGTTTCTGGTGAAATGGTGAAATTGCAGAAAAAGATGGTTGAGAAAAAAGACGGCAGGGAAAGTGGCTAA
- the LOC104760061 gene encoding uncharacterized protein LOC104760061, with translation MKTKPKTWCRAFHKIGSYCEDVENNSVESFNCTIKKAREKPFVAMLEAVRRLAMVQIAKRSALSHSHEGICTPYVKCFLAEEHKTASLCFVHPSTNGAYEVYLGYEKHRVNLNERTCTCMKFQICGIPCEHAYGLILKKTLEAEDYVCEWSRTFKWKENYTEGIVPQRGPRYWPCTGGESVHPPPRPDDEKVDKKRKKGLHESPTKKKPKQKKRIMHCGICGATDHNCRYHQKKNKKNTTQGGTQVESTQGCLTQEK, from the exons ATGAAGACTAAACCAAAGACATGGTGTAGGGCCTTCCACAAGATTGGTAGCTACTGTGAGGATGTTGAAAACAACTCTGTCGAGTCCTTCAACTGTACAATTAAGAAGGCAAGAGAGAAGCCATTTGTGGCCATGTTGGAGGCTGTTCGAAGGCTTGCAATGGTTCAGATTGCTAAGAGGTCTGCACTTTCTCATTCACACGAAG GGATATGCACTCCATATGTGAAATGTTTCTTGGCTGAAGAGCATAAGACAGCTTCTCTGTGCTTTGTACATCCCAGCACAAATGGAGCTTATGAAGTTTACCTGGGATATGAGAAACACAGAGTCAATTTAAATGAAAGGACTTGTACCTGCATGAAGTTTCAGATATGTGGAATCCCCTGCGAACATGCTTATGGACTGATACTCAAGAAGACATTGGAAGCTGAAGACTACGTGTGTGAATGGTCCCGAACTTTTAAGTGGAAGGAAAATTACACGGAGGGGATTGTTCCACAAAGAGGTCCACGCTATTGGCCTTGCACTGGAGGTGAAAGTGTGCATCCACCACCAAGGCCGGATGATGAAAAGGtagacaagaagaggaagaaaggtcTTCATGAGTCACCTaccaagaagaaaccaaaacaaaagaagagaatcatGCATTGTGGGATATGTGGTGCAACTGATCATAATTGTAGgtaccaccagaagaagaataagaagaatacaACACAG GGTGGAACTCAAGTGGAATCTACTCAAGGTTGTCTTACTCAAGAGAAGTAA
- the LOC104760062 gene encoding LOW QUALITY PROTEIN: uncharacterized protein LOC104760062 (The sequence of the model RefSeq protein was modified relative to this genomic sequence to represent the inferred CDS: inserted 1 base in 1 codon; substituted 2 bases at 2 genomic stop codons) — translation MKCDCALVGSTLWAYFNTQNKKKANVTTLALKIINMGSPEQHSKYASTWFVIALTCAXKLQHAASIWKXVIQNDVQEEILSKPQGKSYALSVGEIYRVVKKFXPSTRLYKPLILLDPTSSNVLAVLDDCVKLWLSSGLVEGLLSKFIHQGLDRDDLANQLLKSIKYIDEVDAFMLHTSATSPACYIFGLNTDIIIGIKMVKWDEKHYLLPLANLWANLISRDQPRLRGQHFPMSLRRNLHDTHD, via the exons ATGAAATGTGATTGT GCCTTAGTTGGAAGCACTCTATGGGCGTATTTCAATactcagaacaaaaaaaaggctAATGTTACCACGTTGGCCCTGAAGATCATAAACATGGGTTCACCCGAGCAACATTCGAAATACGCTTCAACATGGTTTGTAATTGCTTTGACATGTG AAAAATTGCAACATGCTGCATCCATTTGGAAGTAGGTGATTCAAAATGATGTTCAAGAAGAAATTCTATCTAAACCTCAAGG GAAGAGTTATGCTCTCTCGGTGGGAGAAATTTATAGAGTAGTAAAAAAATTTTGACCCTCAACAAGATTATATAAACCATTGATTTTATTAGATCCAACGTCATCCAATGTGTTGGCTGTTCTGGACGATTGTGTAAAGTTGTGGTTGAGCTCTGGACTAGTAGAAGGTCTGCTAAGTAAGTTCATCCATCAAGGCCTTGACCGTGATGATCTTGCCAATCAACTTCTAAAATCAATTAAGTATATAGATGAAGTTGACGCTTTCATGCTTCACACCTCAGCTACATCACCCGCGTGCTACATCTTTGGCCTAAATACCGACATAATAAT AGGAATCAAGATGGTTAAGTGGGACGAAAAGCATTACTTGCTACCACTTGCGAATTTATGGGCTAATCTGATCAGCCGTGATCAACCGCGTCTTCGTGGCCAACATTTCCCTATGTCTCTGAGAAGAAACCTACACGACACTCATGACTAA
- the LOC104760063 gene encoding disease resistance protein TAO1-like — MASSLSPSSGSPSVSRTLTYQVFLTFHGADVRNNLLTHILREFQRKGITPFIDNEIERGVSIGLELLRAIKHARITVVIFSRNYASSSWCLNELVEVMKYKDELNQEVMTIYHQVKPADVRHQRGEFGKAFEKTCAAKSEEVRRLWRKALTEAANIKGDWVESEKWTSETNMVATIAIDVLRKLQLRQPRDFDDYIGLQVHVTSIYSLLNLQTNEFQLSAHLGDIKRRHLTLHDVYDAKDKKVLVVLDDVNELWQLQATVHYPGWFGSGSRIIITIEDRRVLEKHGIQDEDIYKVNYPHTDDALQIFRMYAFDXNYPYHGFEDLAKEATEFASDLPLALQVMGSHFKKMSKEMWRMELANLKKTSLHKDILNILKSSYEALSLEEKYLFSDIACFFNGQMINRVEEVIGDGFSRRLRVLEEKSLIYTYNGKIGMHTLLAKLDALAIRGINFNLSEIKHKLEIDEQAFEMMLSLEYLKIYDEKFVAPKLHLPQGLKFLPYKIKLLHWDSFPMKVMPSKFQPEFLVKLVMVDSKLEKLWEGDQRLGSLREINLLYSKNLKEIPNLSNATSLKRLNLGFCTSLVEIPSCIGNATNLEMINLALCSSLVTLPSSIGKLDKLKKLAMVECSNLEAFPTNINLNSLSDLTFTSSKLKRFPEISTNISKIIISATEIEEVPSSVMYLSLLRKLDMNSCKSLKEFPPVPNSIEELDLSFTEIEEVPPFIQNLSCLTTLKMVGCNNLKVLPTNINLESLSRLDLNKFKGLQTFPNISKSIEYLNLSDTAIEEVPLSIWSWFRLLELRMNDCKSHEVLPHFPDSVQEFELSCKEQFPQLSQLHLNGCKNLVSLPQLPDSLSILNAANCDSLERILGSFEHPKISLNFSNCFNLSQEARELIEILDCKFKLFPDVSFIELEFDFKITGKYWGIQRCGVHMEHPGVCDDQ, encoded by the exons ATggcttcttctttgtctccttcATCTGGTTCACCTTCTGTGTCTCGCACATTGACATACCAAGTCTTCTTGACCTTCCATGGAGCCGACGTCCGCAATAACCTTCTCACTCACATTTTGAGGGAGTTTCAAAGAAAGGGAATCACACCGTTCATTGACAatgagatagagagaggagTCTCTATTGGTCTCGAGCTCTTACGCGCTATAAAACATGCCAGGATCACGGTTGTCATATTCTCGAGGAACTACGCTTCTTCAAGCTGGTGTCTAAACGAATTGGTGGAGGTTATGAAGTATAAAGATGAGTTGAATCAAGAAGTAATGACCATTTATCATCAAGTGAAACCAGCAGATGTGAGGCATCAGAGGGGAGAATTTGGGAAGGCCTTCGAAAAAACTTGTGCTGCGAAATCAGAAGAGGTGAGGCGGCTATGGAGAAAAGCTTTGACGGAAGCCGCAAATATAAAGGGGGACTGGGTGGAATCTGAAAAATG GACAAGTGAAACTAATATGGTCGCTACAATTGCCATAGATGTGTTGCGTAAGCTGCAGTTAAGACAGCCTAGGGATTTTGATGACTACATCGGCCTTCAAGTTCATGTTACAAGCATATACTCGTTGTTAAACTTACAAACGAATGAA TTTCAACTAAGTGCACATTTAGGGGATATAAAGAGACGACATTTGACTCTTCATGATGTGTATGATGCAAAG GACAAGAAGGTGCTCGTCGTTCTTGATGATGTGAATGAGTTATGGCAACTACAGGCGACCGTGCATTATCCTGGGTGGTTTGGTAGTGGAAGTCGGATTATCATTACTATTGAAGATAGAAGAGTTTTGGAGAAACATGGGATCCAAGATGAAGATATATACAAGGTGAATTATCCACATACTGATGACGCTCTTCAGATATTCCGCATGTATGCCTTTGATCANAATTACCCATATCATGGTTTTGAGGATCTTGCTAAGGAAGCTACCGAGTTTGCGAGTGATCTCCCTTTGGCACTACAGGTAATGGGCTCCCATTTCAAGAAAATGTCCAAGGAGATGTGGAGAATGGAACTTGCAAATCTAAAGAAGACTAGCCTTCACAAAGATATTTTGAACATTTTGAAATCCAGCTATGAGGCCTtaagtttagaagaaaaatatttattcagTGACATAGCTTGCTTTTTCAATGGTCAAATGATAAATAGAGTGGAAGAAGTTATTGGAGATGGCTTTAGTCGAAGGCTTAGAGTTTTAGAGGAGAAATCtctcatatatacatataacgGAAAGATAGGAATGCATACATTGCTAGCAAAACTG gacGCTCTAGCTATTAGAGGCATAAATTTCAATCTATCTGAGATCAAACACAAACTAGAAATAGACGAGCAAGCTTTTGAAATGATGCTTAGTCTCGAATACTTAAAAATCTATGACGAGAAGTTTGTTGCGCCAAAGCTGCATTTACCACAAGGTCTCAAGTTTCTACcctacaaaattaaattactacACTGGGACAGCTTTCCCATGAAAGTTATGCCTTCTAAGTTTCAACCTGAGTTTCTTGTTAAACTTGTCATGGTGGATAGCAAACTTGAGAAATTGTGGGAAGGAGATCAG CGGCTTGGAAGTCTCAGGGAGATCAACCTGTTGTACTCCAAGAACCTAAAAGAAATCCCTAATCTCTCCAATGCCACAAGTCTAAAGCGATTGAACCTAGGTTTTTGCACAAGTCTTGTGGAGATCCCCTCATGTATTGGGAATGCCACCAATCTAGAGATGATTAACCTCGCTCTTTGTTCGAGTTTGGTGACGCTCCCCTCCTCTATTGGGAAACTTGATAAGTTAAAGAAATTGGCAATGGTGGAATGCTCAAATCTGGAGGCTTTTCCGACCAACATAAACCTGAATTCTCTTTCTGATCTTACTTTTACCTCctcaaagttgaagaggttTCCAGAAATTTCCACAAAcattagtaaaattattatttctgcTACAGAGATAGAAGAGGTTCCTTCGTCAGTCATGTATTTGTCCCTTCTTCGGAAGCTAGATATGAATTCTTGCAAAAGTCTCAAGGAGTTCCCACCTGTTCCTAACAGCATCGAAGAATTGGATTTGAGTTTTACAGAAATAGAAGAAGTTCCTCCATTTATCCAGAATCTCTCATGTCTCACTACGCTAAAGATGGTGGGATGCAACAACCTAAAGGTACTACCAACCAACATCAACTTAGAATCTCTCTCTAGACTTGACCTCAACAAATTCAAAGGATTGCAAACGTTTCCAAATATTTCTAAAAGCATTGAATATCTCAATCTAAGTGATACTGCTATAGAAGAAGTGCCTTTATCCATCTGGTCTTGGTTTCGTCTTCTTGAACTGAGAATGAATGATTGCAAAAGCCATGAGGTGCTCCCACATTTTCCTGATAGTGTCCAAGAATTTGAGTTGAGCTGCAAGGAACAATTCCCTCAACTATCACAACTTCACCTCAATGGGTGCAAGAATCTCGTATCACTGCCCCAACTTCCGGATTCTCTCTCTATCCTTAATGCAGCTAACTGCGATTCGCTCGAAAGAATACTAGGATCTTTTGAACATCCAAAGATCAGTCTCAACTTTTCCAACTGTTTCAACCTAAGTCAAGAAGCTAGAGAACTCATCGAGATATTGGATTGCAAGTTTAAGCTTTTCCCTG ATGTGAGCTTCATCGAGCTTGAGTTTGATTTCAAGATCACTGGTAAGTACTGGGGAATACAAAGATGTGGTGTACACATGGAACACCCTGGTGTTTGTGATGACCAATGA
- the LOC104758933 gene encoding uncharacterized protein LOC104758933: MVIAAHDETSDVEGGNEYDEVSQGRKALQIICEYEKMKHVRVLLDKKHVFKRLDEAMGIVHKTATSGDVEGLMKTSLATAEKDEEDSEGRTALHLACSFGKVACGFNSTYIG, encoded by the exons ATGGTTATTGCTGCTCATGATGAGACTTCTGATGTAGAG GGTGGTAATGAATATGACGAAGTGTCCCAAGGAAGGAAAGCGTTACAGATTATATGTGAGTATGAAAAG ATGAAACATGTTAGAGTTCTACTGGATAAAAAACATGTGTTCAAAAGGCTCGATGAAGCAATGGGTATTGTTCATAAGACTGCTACTTCCGGTGATGTGGAG GGTCTGATGAAAACTTCATTGGCTACTGcggaaaaagatgaagaagactccGAGGGAAGGACAGCACTGCATTTGGCTTGCTCGTTTGGCAAGGTTGCATGTGGTTTTAACTCAACTTACATTGGTTGA